One window from the genome of Clupea harengus chromosome 19, Ch_v2.0.2, whole genome shotgun sequence encodes:
- the mrpl53 gene encoding 39S ribosomal protein L53, mitochondrial isoform X1, which yields MSSKGCWSINMAASKGRVILKAVKEIAVQFCPFESNTRSTREFLVLVGSEKARGTNLNCEVKTQVKHDSSEPVINIAFSDGERLVMKGAQLTSREMLSAFQSRCIAKDPQAKMAAKK from the exons ATGAGTTCAAAAGGTTGTTGGAGTATCAATATGGCGGCCTCCAAGGGAAGAGTGATTCTGAAGGCTGTGAAGGAAATAGCGGTACAGTTTTGTCCATTTGAATCAAATACCCGGTCTACAAG AGAGTTTCTGGTGTTGGTTGGCTCGGAGAAGGCTCGAGGGACCAACTTGAACTGTGAGGTGAAGACGCAAGTGAAACACGACTCATCCGAACCCGTAATTAACATCGCATTTT CGGACGGAGAACGATTGGTGATGAAGGGAGCTCAGCTGACCAGCCGAGAGATGCTGTCAGCTTTCCAGTCTCGCTGTATTGCCAAGGATCCGCAAGCTAAGATGGCGGCCAAGAAATAG
- the mrpl53 gene encoding 39S ribosomal protein L53, mitochondrial isoform X2: MSSKGCWSINMAASKGRVILKAVKEIAVQFCPFESNTRSTREFLVLVGSEKARGTNLNCEVKTQVKHDSSEPVINIAFSDGERLVMKGAQLTSREMLSAFQSRCIAKDPQAKMAAKK, translated from the exons ATGAGTTCAAAAGGTTGTTGGAGTATCAATATGGCGGCCTCCAAGGGAAGAGTGATTCTGAAGGCTGTGAAGGAAATAGCGGTACAGTTTTGTCCATTTGAATCAAATACCCGGTCTACAAG AGAGTTTCTGGTGTTG GTTGGCTCGGAGAAGGCTCGAGGGACCAACTTGAACTGTGAGGTGAAGACGCAAGTGAAACACGACTCATCCGAACCCGTAATTAACATCGCATTTT CGGACGGAGAACGATTGGTGATGAAGGGAGCTCAGCTGACCAGCCGAGAGATGCTGTCAGCTTTCCAGTCTCGCTGTATTGCCAAGGATCCGCAAGCTAAGATGGCGGCCAAGAAATAG